The Clostridium sporogenes region GGGAAGCCCCAAAGGAAAGAAGTATATTAGCACAATCGTTTATAGTAACATAGTTAGTTATGCAGTGAATAAGTGGAGTTTTTTCTCTCATTTTTTGTATAACATTTTTATTTTTCATATAGATCGCTCCTTTTATTTAAATTATAGATTATTATAGTTAACATTTAATAATAGCGCTGCAGGATTTTTTAATAATCTAAGTGGGCTTTTTTATAAAGATCTATAAAGTGTCCAACAGGACCTACACCTTCACCAATAGGGAAGGAATTTTCAATAGCTTTTGTAATATATTCTTTAGATAGAGATACTGATTTTTCTATACTAAAGCCTTTAGCTAGATAAGATGCTATAGCAGAGGATAATGTACAACCAGTACCATGAGTATTTTTAGTTTCTATTCTGTTGCCAGGAATTGTTATGAATTTATCTTTATAAAGAAGTATGTCATTTGCATCATTGCATCTATGACCACCTTTAAGTAGAACGTTTTCAGCTCCCATAGATTGTATTATAGTGGCAGCTTTTTTCATATCATCTTCTGAACTGATTTTCATGCCACTTAGAACTTCAGCCTCTGGTATATTAGGAGTTACAATGTGAGATATAGAAATTAAATTTTTAAGTTCTTCTATAGCCTCTGGTTTAAGGAGAAAATAACCACTTTTAGAAATCATAACTGGATCTAAAACTATGTTTTTAGCTTTATATTTTTCTAAGTATTCTTTTATAGATTTTATAGTCTCAGAATTGGAAAGCATGCCTATTTTTACAGCGTCTACATCTATATCATCAAATATAGATTTGATTTGGGCTTCAACCATATTCTTTGGTACTTCATGAACATCTTGTACACCTATGGAATTCTGAGCAGTTACAGCAGTTATAATGCTCATAGCATATACCCCTAAAGAACTCATAGTTTTTATGTCTGCTTGAATGCCAGCTCCTCCACAACTATCAGAGCCAGCTATAGTTAAAACTTTTTTCATAATAAAAAACCTCCTATGTAATAAATAAAAAAAGATGTATTCAAAAGCAATACATCTTTTTAATAAATTTTATAAAAATCTATTATTAGATAAGTTGCTTCCCTACGCCAGTACTATCTGGATCAGGTTATTAGAGTTAGATGTTTAAATCTTCTCAGCCCCAAGGCACCCCCACAACATAAAGGACATTTGATTTTATAGTTTCATTTTATACTTAATAGGTTTAATTTTCAATATTTAAAAGATAGTTTATAGGTTATTTATATACCACTTACAAAGTAAAAAACAAGTTAGGTGGTACTTTATTATACTTAAAAAATGTATAGAATATAGTAAGAGGGTAAATAAAATCTGTGGTAATATATAATAAAAGTTTATTATATATTACATATACTCTTAATTAATAAGATTAGGATGACAGGATTTATTATAAATAAAGAAATAGTAAACATAAAAAATATTTATCTTAAAGTTAATATCAATAACATTAATATATAGATATTGGAGGAGTAAATAATGAAAATTGGAGTTATAATGGGTGGAATATCTACAGAGAGAGAGGTTTCCTTGAATTCTGGTAGAGAAGTTATAAAATATTTAGAACTTTTAGAACATGAAATTATTCCTATTATTATAGATAAAAAAGAAGATGTTATGGAAAAAGCTAAGGGTATAGATTTTGCTTTCTTAGCATTGCATGGTGAGTTTGGTGAAGATGGAACAGTTCAATCAGTTCTTGAAACTTTAGATATACCTTATTCAGGATGTGGTCCTTTAACAAGTGCTATATGTATGGATAAGGATATGACTAAGAAAATATTAAAATATGCCAATATTAATACAGCAGATTGGGTAAATGTATCTAGTGTAGAGAATATAGATTACGAAGCTATAGAAAAAATAGGATATCCAGTGTTCGTAAAACCTAATAGTGGTGGCTCTAGTGTAGCTACTAATTTAGTAAAAAATAAAGAGGGCATAAAAGAAGCAGTAGAGCTTGCATTAAAATATGATAAAGAAGTTATGATAGAAAATTATACAAAAGGTGAAGAAATAACCTGCTGTATGCTAAATGGCAAAATGTTACCAGTATTAGCTATAAGACCACATGCAGAATTCTTTGACTATACAGCAAAATATGCAGATGGCGGATCGGATGAAGTGGTTATAGAATTGGAAGAAAATCTTCATAAAAAGGTAGAGGAAATGGCCTTAGCTTGTTGGAAAGAACTAAAATGTGAAGTATATGTAAGGGTAGATATGATAGTTAAAGAGGGAGTACCTTATGTATTAGAATTAAATACATTACCTGGTATGACAAAAAATAGTTTGTTTCCTAAGAGTGCTAACGCAGTAGGAATATCCTTTGCAGAATTATTAAATTTAATAGTTAAATATTCATTAGAAGTAGAAAGATAATAAAATAAATTAGGATAAAAAATACTTATAGATGGTAAGTGATCTATAAGTATTTTTTATTTGAATGAAGTTTTTTTCCATGATATTCTGTTAAAGAATAATTAAAAAATAATTAAAAAAATATTTAAAAAAGAATAAAAGGGGAGAGAATTATAGTGAAATTTGCAAAATTTAAGAAAAAATCTTTAATTGCATTATCTAGCATACTAGTATTAAGTAGTTTAGTTGGTTGTCAATCAAATTCAAGTGAAAAAGATGGAACTATAAAAGTTGGATTAGTAGCGCCATTATCTGGAGCTATGGCGCAGGATGGAAAAAGTATATTAAATGCAGCTCAATTAGCAGTTGATGAAGTTAATAAAGAAGGCGGAATTAATAAGAAAAAAATAGAATTAGTTTACGAAGATGATAAGGGAGAACCAAAGGAGGCTGCATCTATTGCGAATAAATATTCATCAAATAAAGATATTATGGCAGTCATAGGAAGTTTCTCTGCGGCATGTACTTTAGCAGGAATACCTATTTATACTAAAGCTAAGATTCCAATGATGGGACCTTGTGGTTCAGCGCCAGCTTTAAGTGATAGCAGTGAATATTATAGAAAAGTAACTCCATCAGATTTAACAACAGGAAAAGAATTATCAAAATGGATGTTAAAGGATTTGAATTATAAAAAAGTTGCTATTATATATGTAAACAACGATTATGGTAAAGGTGTTGCGGAAAGTGTAGATAATTTTTATAAAGAAAATGGAGGACAAGTTGTAGCTAAAGAAAGTTACATGCCTAAAACTCAAGATTTTGGAAGTATAATAACAAAAGTAAAAAGCAAAAATCCGGACATAGTTATAATGGGATCTTTTTATGGTGATGCAGGGGCATTTCTTAAACAAGCTCATAATGTAGGATATAATCCTAAAGTAGCAGGACCTACTCCATTACTTTCAAAATCATTAGTAGATTTAGCAGGAAAAGATGCAGAAGGAATATTTACTATAGGATCTTTTTCTACTAATCTTGAAAATGAAAAAGTAAAGGAATTTACAGAAAAATATAAAAAGAAGTATAACCAAGCTCCAAGTAGTTTTGCAGCTTATTCTTATGATGCAACTAAGATATTAATAGAAGCAATTAAAAAGGGTGGTAATGATAGAGAAAAAATCAATGAGGCATTAAAGAATATGGGAACTTATACTGGAGTGACAGGAAATACTAAGTTTGAAAAAAGTGGAGATGCAGAAAAGAATCTAATAAGATTCATAGTTAAAGATGGAAAATTTGTTGAATGGAAGAAATAACATATGATTATAGAAGTATTAGTAAATGGAATTACCCTAGGCAGCATATATTGTTTGGCTGCCCTGGGTTTTAATATGATTTTTGGTGTATTAAAAATGTTAAACTTTGCTCATGGTGAAATATTAATGTTTGGAACTTTTGTTTTTTTTACTATGGTAAGTATATTTAAAATACCATTAATTTTAGCTATTATTTTAACTATAGTTATTACTGGACTTATGGGGGTTTTATTATATTTAATAGCTTATAAACCAGTATTAAAGGGAGATGCAATGGCTCCTCTTTTAAGTTCATTAGGAGTTTCTATAATGTTAGAAGCATTAGGACAACTTATATGGGGAACAGAAATAATACCTTTTCCAATAAATATACCTAAGGGAACATATTCTATTGCTCCAATAAAGCTGTCTAATATACAAATATTTATTTTCTTATTTTCTATAACTTTAATGATAATTTTATACAAATTTATAATGAAGAGTAACGTTGGATTACAGATAAGAGCATTGTCTTATAATAGAAAATATGCAGAACTTATGGGAATAGAAACGGACAAAATTACTATGATAGTTTTTTCTTTAGCTACTATATTAGCTATGGTTTCAGGAATATTAAGTAGTATGTATTACGATGCCCTTTATGTCACTATGGGAAGTGGCGTAATGATTAAGGCTTTTGCTGCTGCTATTTTAGGTGGTATTGGAAGTATTCCAGGAGCCTTGGTTGGAGGATATATATTAGGAGTATCTGAGAGTTTGGTTGGAGCTTATATTTCTACATCCTATGTAGATGGAATAGCCTTTATAATATTAGTTCTAGTATTAATTATTAAACCTAATGGAATATTTGGTGAAGAAATTAAGGAGAAAGTATAGATGAAGTTATTTAAAAATAACAAAATTATGTTTTTAATAATTTTTGCAATATTGCTTGGAGCACCTTTTATCATCACAAATCAATATATTCTACATATTATTATAACTATACTTTTATATAGCATATTAAGTATGAGTCTTAATTTTGTTAGTGGTAATGCAGGGCAAATTTCTGTAGGACATGCTGCTTTTTATGGCATAGGTGCGTATACAACTAGTATACTTATGATTAATGCTCATTTGCCTTTTATAACTGCTATGTTATTAGGGGGATTGTTAGCAGGCATATGTGGGATATTTTTAGGTATACCATCTCTACGTGTAAAAGGGAACTATCTTTGCATAATAACTCTTGGATTTGGAGAAATAGTAAAATTAATATTGTTAAATTGGGATAAAGTAACCGGCGGACCTATGGGTATTTCCTCTATACCTAATCCAGAATTTTTAAACATATTTAAGGATAAAAATTTAGGATTTTATTATCTAATATTATTTTTATTTGTGATTTTTTTTGTTATATTATATAAATTAACTTATTCTAATTATGGATTGCTTATGTTAGCTGTTAGAGAAAATGAAATAGCGGCTACATCATTAGGAGTAAATATAACTAGCATAAAATTTTTTGCTTTTATAATAAGCTCTTTTATAGCAGGTATAGCTGGAGGATTTTATGCAACTTATGTTTCATTTATAAGTCCAGAGTCTTTTATGTTTAAAGAATCTATAACTATTTTAGCCATGGTTATAATAGGTGGAAAAGGAAATATATTTGGAGCAATTATTGGAGCCATAGTTCTAGCTATTATTCCAGAATTTTTAAGAGAATTTAATGATTATAGAATGTTATTTTATGGTTTAGGGTTAGTATTAATGATTGTATTTAGACCTGATGGAATTTATGGATTGAAATATAGAAAGAAATTTACGTATAAATCGTAGAAGGGGTATATATGAACATATTAGAAGTAAAAGATTTAGATATAAATTTTGGGGGAATAACTGCAATAGATAATTTGAATTTTTCAGTGAAAAAAGGAGAAATATTAGGTGTTATAGGCCCAAATGGAGCTGGTAAAACTACATTATATAATACTATTACAGGGATATATAAACCAAGTAAAGGGGATATATTTTTAAATAATAAAAAAATAACGGGAATGAAACCTTATAAAATAAGTAGATTAGGTATTGCAAGAACCTTTCAAAATATAAGATTATTTAATTCTTTAACGGTTCTTGAAAATATTTTAGTAGGTAGGGTAAGTGAATTAAAAAAACTTGTTAAATTGAATCCTTATATGAAGGAAACCCTTGATATTCTAAAGGTTGTAGGATTAGAAAAAGTAATTAATAATATGGCTTCTGATTTACCCTATGGACAGCAAAGAAAAGTGGAAATAGCTAGAGCTTTGGCTATTTCACCTAAGATATTACTTTTAGATGAACCAGCCGCGGGGATGAATAATTATGAAAAACAGGATTTGAAAAATTTAATTAATATACTTAGAGAAGATTTCAATATAACAGTACTTATAATAGAGCATGACATGGGAGTTATAATGGATTTATGTGATAGAATTTTAGTATTAGATTACGGAAAAAAAATTGCTGAAGGCAGCCCAGAGGAAATAAGTAATGATGCTAATGTAATAAAAGCTTATATGGGCAAAGGTATAAAGGAGATTTAACATGTTAATAGTTAAAGATATTAATGTAAATTATGGGGTTATTCCTGCTCTAAAACAAATATCTATAAATGTTAATGAAAGGGAAATAGTAACTATAGTAGGTAATAATGGTTCTGGGAAATCTACATTATTAAAAGCATTAACAGCACAATTAAAATATACTGGAGATATTTCTTTTTGTGGGGAGTCTTTAAAGGGAATGAGTACTCATAAAATAGCCCAAAGGGGGATATGTTTAGTTCCAGAAGGTAGAGGTATATTTCCATTGATTACAGTAGAGGAAAATTTACTTTTAGCCTTTTGTAACAAGATAAATAAAGGGACTAAAGATGAAAAATTACAAGAAGTTTATACAAGATTTCCAAGATTAAAAGAAAGAAGAACCCAATTGGCAGGGAGTTTAAGTGGAGGAGAACAACAAATGCTTGCTATAGGACGAGCTATCTTATCTAGTGCTAAGTTGATATTACTAGATGAACCTTCTATGGGATTAGCTCCTATTATTGTGGAGGAAGTTTTTGAAACTATAAAATCTATAAATAAGGAAGGAACATCTATACTTTTAATTGAGCAAAATGCTTCTATGGCTTTAAAAGTATGTAATAGAGGATATGCACTAGAAAATGGGGAAATAGTATTAGAGGGTAGCACAGAAGAACTGATTAAAAGTAATTTTATTAAAAAAATTTATCTTGGAAGGTAGAGTTCATATTAAAAGAGAGGTTAATTTTATGGATATAAAAAATATATGCCAGAATTTATATGCTACATTAAATTTAGAGAGAAAAATGGTAGGGGTTAAATTTATATTTACAAAAGACCATTTTGAAAAGTTGGATATGCCTAAATTAAATAGCAAAGTAAATTATTGTTATATGGTGAAGATGGCTTCTAATGGAAGAGAATTTAAAGCTAATGAAGAAAATTTTAATTGCTTAGCTTCTGCAAGAGCTTTAGGCATAATTTCAAGTAATAATTATGTAGACTCAGGTCAGCACTATGGAAAACATGGCCTATATGATAGCTTAGCTACAGCTAAAAAAGTACAAAAGGATATTACTTTTATAAATCATTCAATATATGGTATAGAAATTAGACCTTTAGAAAATTTTGTAGAAGAGCCAGATGTAGTTGTTATTATAACTAATCCCTATGGTGCAATGAGGATAGTTCAGGCATATACTTATAAATATGGAGTACATAAAAATATAACTTTAGGTGGTAATCAAGGAATATGTTCTGAGTGTACAGCAGTTCCTTACGAAAACAATGATATTAATATATCAACTTTGTGTTCTGGAACAAGATTTTTTTGTAAATGGGATGAAAGTGATATGGGGGTAGGATTTCCATTTAATAAGCTTTCAGACATAGAACAGGGAATATTAAAAACATTAAATCCAACTGAGCCAAATCATAAGAAAAAAGAGATAGAATTAAAGTTTAAAAATATAGAAAATAATATTGATGTAAAGTATAATGAAAACTATTTTGTTAATTATAAGTAATATTATGATTAAACTTAGATTATAAAAAATAAATTCTAATTATGTTAGAGCCGGTTTGAAAAAAAATTTTATTAAAACATTAGTATTGAATTGGTATAATATAAAGCGCTATGTAGATTATTTTAGAGTGAATAATTTATATAGTGCTTATTTTATATTTATTGTAGATTATAATAAGTATAGTTAAGCTTTTATTATATTTATTTTGTAATGTTTTATTGTGTTTAAATACTAGGAATTTCATCATTTTTAATGATAATAGGTAGAATTCCTATAGTATTTAATGTAACTAGAAATTATTTAATTAAATATATTACAATTGTATAAAAAATTTGATATATTATTTATAAATACAATATGGTAT contains the following coding sequences:
- a CDS encoding branched-chain amino acid ABC transporter permease, with protein sequence MKLFKNNKIMFLIIFAILLGAPFIITNQYILHIIITILLYSILSMSLNFVSGNAGQISVGHAAFYGIGAYTTSILMINAHLPFITAMLLGGLLAGICGIFLGIPSLRVKGNYLCIITLGFGEIVKLILLNWDKVTGGPMGISSIPNPEFLNIFKDKNLGFYYLILFLFVIFFVILYKLTYSNYGLLMLAVRENEIAATSLGVNITSIKFFAFIISSFIAGIAGGFYATYVSFISPESFMFKESITILAMVIIGGKGNIFGAIIGAIVLAIIPEFLREFNDYRMLFYGLGLVLMIVFRPDGIYGLKYRKKFTYKS
- a CDS encoding ABC transporter ATP-binding protein — encoded protein: MNILEVKDLDINFGGITAIDNLNFSVKKGEILGVIGPNGAGKTTLYNTITGIYKPSKGDIFLNNKKITGMKPYKISRLGIARTFQNIRLFNSLTVLENILVGRVSELKKLVKLNPYMKETLDILKVVGLEKVINNMASDLPYGQQRKVEIARALAISPKILLLDEPAAGMNNYEKQDLKNLINILREDFNITVLIIEHDMGVIMDLCDRILVLDYGKKIAEGSPEEISNDANVIKAYMGKGIKEI
- a CDS encoding D-alanine--D-alanine ligase; the protein is MKIGVIMGGISTEREVSLNSGREVIKYLELLEHEIIPIIIDKKEDVMEKAKGIDFAFLALHGEFGEDGTVQSVLETLDIPYSGCGPLTSAICMDKDMTKKILKYANINTADWVNVSSVENIDYEAIEKIGYPVFVKPNSGGSSVATNLVKNKEGIKEAVELALKYDKEVMIENYTKGEEITCCMLNGKMLPVLAIRPHAEFFDYTAKYADGGSDEVVIELEENLHKKVEEMALACWKELKCEVYVRVDMIVKEGVPYVLELNTLPGMTKNSLFPKSANAVGISFAELLNLIVKYSLEVER
- a CDS encoding branched-chain amino acid ABC transporter permease codes for the protein MIIEVLVNGITLGSIYCLAALGFNMIFGVLKMLNFAHGEILMFGTFVFFTMVSIFKIPLILAIILTIVITGLMGVLLYLIAYKPVLKGDAMAPLLSSLGVSIMLEALGQLIWGTEIIPFPINIPKGTYSIAPIKLSNIQIFIFLFSITLMIILYKFIMKSNVGLQIRALSYNRKYAELMGIETDKITMIVFSLATILAMVSGILSSMYYDALYVTMGSGVMIKAFAAAILGGIGSIPGALVGGYILGVSESLVGAYISTSYVDGIAFIILVLVLIIKPNGIFGEEIKEKV
- a CDS encoding DUF169 domain-containing protein: MDIKNICQNLYATLNLERKMVGVKFIFTKDHFEKLDMPKLNSKVNYCYMVKMASNGREFKANEENFNCLASARALGIISSNNYVDSGQHYGKHGLYDSLATAKKVQKDITFINHSIYGIEIRPLENFVEEPDVVVIITNPYGAMRIVQAYTYKYGVHKNITLGGNQGICSECTAVPYENNDINISTLCSGTRFFCKWDESDMGVGFPFNKLSDIEQGILKTLNPTEPNHKKKEIELKFKNIENNIDVKYNENYFVNYK
- the thiD gene encoding bifunctional hydroxymethylpyrimidine kinase/phosphomethylpyrimidine kinase, which gives rise to MKKVLTIAGSDSCGGAGIQADIKTMSSLGVYAMSIITAVTAQNSIGVQDVHEVPKNMVEAQIKSIFDDIDVDAVKIGMLSNSETIKSIKEYLEKYKAKNIVLDPVMISKSGYFLLKPEAIEELKNLISISHIVTPNIPEAEVLSGMKISSEDDMKKAATIIQSMGAENVLLKGGHRCNDANDILLYKDKFITIPGNRIETKNTHGTGCTLSSAIASYLAKGFSIEKSVSLSKEYITKAIENSFPIGEGVGPVGHFIDLYKKAHLDY
- a CDS encoding ABC transporter substrate-binding protein; this translates as MKFAKFKKKSLIALSSILVLSSLVGCQSNSSEKDGTIKVGLVAPLSGAMAQDGKSILNAAQLAVDEVNKEGGINKKKIELVYEDDKGEPKEAASIANKYSSNKDIMAVIGSFSAACTLAGIPIYTKAKIPMMGPCGSAPALSDSSEYYRKVTPSDLTTGKELSKWMLKDLNYKKVAIIYVNNDYGKGVAESVDNFYKENGGQVVAKESYMPKTQDFGSIITKVKSKNPDIVIMGSFYGDAGAFLKQAHNVGYNPKVAGPTPLLSKSLVDLAGKDAEGIFTIGSFSTNLENEKVKEFTEKYKKKYNQAPSSFAAYSYDATKILIEAIKKGGNDREKINEALKNMGTYTGVTGNTKFEKSGDAEKNLIRFIVKDGKFVEWKK
- a CDS encoding ABC transporter ATP-binding protein, with translation MLIVKDINVNYGVIPALKQISINVNEREIVTIVGNNGSGKSTLLKALTAQLKYTGDISFCGESLKGMSTHKIAQRGICLVPEGRGIFPLITVEENLLLAFCNKINKGTKDEKLQEVYTRFPRLKERRTQLAGSLSGGEQQMLAIGRAILSSAKLILLDEPSMGLAPIIVEEVFETIKSINKEGTSILLIEQNASMALKVCNRGYALENGEIVLEGSTEELIKSNFIKKIYLGR